From one Brachypodium distachyon strain Bd21 chromosome 4, Brachypodium_distachyon_v3.0, whole genome shotgun sequence genomic stretch:
- the LOC100827202 gene encoding zinc-finger homeodomain protein 3 yields the protein MDLSGAQGELSMPMPIAMHAAAAASPYNLGLHPHHHQLHQLAGANGRHLSPPPPMTTSSPAAAMAGAEDDEDEYSKSRQLQVVSSGSGVGGGGARYRECLKNHAASIGGSATDGCGEFMPAGDEGSMDALLCSACGCHRNFHRKDNTGLLGLTMGAHQYQQYPTGAHQHHRGLLVGQPGPAAPTRMVMPLSAAMAHHHPHHANANAAGETTSDEGGPRRKRFRTKFTAEQKARMLGFAEEAGWRLQKLDDAAVHRFCAEVGVKRRVLKVWMHNNKHTLASRRHQQPPPPPEPDHRYPGLAGAGEDDDRPANAAAGRSCTSSPSATRLRLD from the coding sequence ATGGATCTTTCCGGCGCGCAGGGCGAGCTatcgatgccgatgccgatagcaatgcacgccgccgccgccgcgtcgccgtaCAACCTCGGTCTgcacccccaccaccaccagctccACCAGCTCGCCGGCGCCAATGGCCGCcacctctcgccgccgccgccgatgacgacgtcgtctccggcagcggccatggccggagctgaggacgacgaggacgagtaCTCCAAGAGCCGGCAGCTGCAGGTCgtctcctccggctccggcgtcggcggcggaggggccCGGTACCGCGAGTGCCTGAAGAACCACGCGGCGAGCATCGGCGGCAGCGCGACGGACGGCTGCGGCGAGTTCATGCCGGCGGGGGACGAGGGCTCCATGGACGccctcctctgctccgccTGCGGCTGCCACCGCAACTTCCACCGCAAGGACAACACCGGCCTCCTGGGCCTGACGATGGGGGCCCATCAGTACCAGCAGTATCCGACGGGGGCCCACCAGCACCACCGGGGCCTGCTCGTGGGCCAACctgggccggcggcgccgacccGGATGGTGATGCCCCTGAGCGCCGCCATGGcacatcatcatcctcatcacGCGAACGCGAACGCGGCGGGGGAGACGACGTCTGACGAGGGGGGCCCTCGGAGGAAGAGGTTCCGGACAAAGTTCACGGCGGAGCAGAAGGCGCGGATGCTGGGGTTcgcggaggaggccgggtGGCGGCTGCAGAAGCTCGACGACGCCGCCGTGCACCGCTTCTGCGCCGAGGTCGGCGTCAAGCGCCGCGTCCTCAAGGTCTGGATGCACAACAACAAGCACACCCTAGCATCGCGCCGCCACCAAcagccgcccccgccgccggagccggaccACCGCTATCccggcctcgccggcgccggagaagacgacgaccgccccgccaacgccgccgcaGGCCGGAGCTGCACCAGTAGCCCCAGCGCGACGCGGCTCCGGCTCGACTAA
- the LOC100835165 gene encoding uncharacterized protein ycf45, producing the protein MAPSPARLLLFLLPTPNHTTRPRVRRHRRAWWAGTARCAPEVAAGGGFVVIEDDLAELLQILPTDLRDNLKNEPRRDQLLEVILDLGRRPEARFLGNSGGQYLRDSEISQLELEEAQKAVGEFGGDNRAGIEGTLHRISAIRSRKGMVVGLTCRVGRAVNGHVDMVRDLLNYKESILFLGRPGVGKTTVMREIARVLADEFQKRVVIVDTSNEIGGDGDIPHAAIGGARRMQVPEPSMQHRVMIEAVENHMPEVVIVDEIGTEAEAQACRSIAERGVMLIGTAHGERLANIIKNPVLSDLIGGVETVTLGDEEARARRTQKSILERKAPPTFPFLIEMRERHYWVTHRTERSVDMLLHGKKPLVEVRKRDNEFQVIIERWATYDGDGL; encoded by the exons ATGGCCCCCTCTCCCgctcggctcctcctcttcctcctacCCACCCCGAACCACACGACCCGGCCTCGCGTCAGGCGACACCGCAGGGCCTGGTGGGCCGGCACCGCCCGCTGCGCCCCCgaagtcgccgccggcggcggcttcgtcgTCATCGAGGACGACCTCGCTGAGCTCCTCCAG ATTCTACCAACAGATTTGCGAGATAATCTGAAGAATGAACCTAGAAGGGACCAGCTGTTGGAG GTTATTCTTGATTTGGGGAGACGACCCGAGGCACGCTTCCTTGGTAACTCTGGTGGCCAATATCTACGGGATAGCGAG ATTTCACAGCTAGAGTTGGAGGAAGCTCAGAAAGCTGTAGGAGAATTTGGAGGTGACAACCGTGCCGGAATTGAAGGTACATTACATAGAATATCTGCCATAAGGAGTAGAAAGGGAATGGTTGTTGGTTTGACCTGTCGAGTTGGCCGAGCCGTCAACGGGCATGTCGATATGGTCCGCGATCTCTTAAACTACAAAGAGAGCATTCTGTTCCTGGGAAG ACCTGGGGTTGGCAAGACTACTGTTATGCGTGAGATCGCACGCGTTTTAGCAGACGAGTTTCAGAAAAGAGTG GTAATTGTGGATACAAGCAATGAGATTGGCGGGGATGGGGATATTCCTCATGCTGCCATTGGTGGCGCAAGAAGAATGCAAGTACCTGAACCATCAATGCAACATAGAGTGATGATTGAAGCAGTTGAAAACCATATGCCTGAAGTAGTCATTGTAGACGAGATTGGAACTGAAGCAGAGGCTCAAGCCTGTCGGTCAATTGCAGAAAGGGGTGTCATGCTTATTGGTACTGCCCATGGAGAAAGGCTTGCTAACATTATAAAGAACCCTGTTTTATCTGACTTG ATTGGAGGAGTCGAAACTGTCACTCTGGGTGATGAGGAAGCTCGTGCACGGCGCACTCAGAAAAGTATTCTGGAGAGGAAGGCCCCTCCAACATTCCCTTTCCTTATTGAGATGAGGGAGCGGCACTATTGGGTGACTCATCgg ACTGAGAGGAGTGTGGATATGCTACTTCATGGCAAGAAGCCACTGGTTGAG GTCAGGAAAAGGGATAATGAGTTTCAGGTTATCATTGAAAGATGGGCAACATATGATGGAGATGGactctga
- the LOC100826901 gene encoding B-box zinc finger protein 23, translating into MKIGCDACGRAAAAVLCCADEAALCRRCDAAVHSANRLAGRHQRVELLSSSSTGAGAGEGDGTHPACDICQEKTGYFFCVEDRALLCRSCDVAVHTATAQASSHRRFLITGVRVGGSANAQQDRHIVSPSSSSANGSSSINVPPASSRTRGLADNDHLSAQTAARLLGVGGEDEEEAAAAGQQQWPWSDIFADDSGVGNGMDDRQFYNGLVSEPAGSSGLTG; encoded by the exons ATGAAGATCGGTTGCGACGCgtgcgggcgggcggcggcggcggtgctgtgctgcgccgacgaggccgcgCTGTGCCGCCGATGCGACGCGGCCGTGCACTCGGCAAACAGGCTCGCCGGGAGGCACCAACGCGTCgagctcctctcctcctcctccaccggcgccggagccggagaaggAGACGGTACACACCCCGCCTGCGACATCTGCCAG GAGAAGACGGGGTACTTCTTCTGCGTGGAGGACCGCGCCCTGCTATGCCGGAGCTGCGACGTCGCCGTCCACACGGCCACCGCACAAGCCTCCTCCCACCGCCGCTTCCTCATCACCGGCGTCCGTGTCGGCGGCTCCGCCAATGCCCAGCAGGACCGCCACATCGTCagccccagcagcagcagcgccaacgggagcagcagcatcaaTGTGCCGCCGGCCAGCTCCAGAACCAGAGGCCTCGCCGACAACGACCATCTGTCGGCGCAGACGGCTGCGCGTCTGctcggagtcggaggagaagacgaggaggaggctgcagctgcaggccAGCAGCAGTGGCCGTGGAGCGACATCTTCGCCGACGACAGCGGCGTTGGCAATGGCATGGACGACCGGCAGTTCTATAATGGTCTCGTCTCTGAACCGGCTGGCTCCTCCGGCCTCACTGGATGA